A stretch of the Haloarcula ordinaria genome encodes the following:
- a CDS encoding PrsW family intramembrane metalloprotease — MSGDDTDDPVAAALSGSTDLYDVAEWDPRSGLDRASVAVHSLLHASRRWLLIALGVVLFVVQLAFAGLLVLRQPSLGVLAALSAVPALAIVGYLWYGDPTIREPVETMAVVFVLAILFASFAAVVNTALQPLFRFVPVVGMAVFFFVVVGPIEETVKWLGVRIGAFESINSVVDGVVYGAVAGLGFATIENAIYIVQGYSRQMALQSGTPLVAAVQTATSRAFVGPGHVLYSSLAGYYLGLAKFNPENKGPIVVKGLLLAALVHALYNTSVTYLPELIPWNFATLIGFVVVFDAVVGYFLYRKLARYKRLYHRTAASGHQSETDGSSADPSDA, encoded by the coding sequence GTGTCAGGTGACGATACAGACGACCCCGTGGCGGCAGCACTGTCCGGGTCGACCGACCTCTACGACGTCGCGGAGTGGGACCCGCGGTCCGGTCTCGACCGGGCCTCGGTCGCGGTCCACTCGCTGTTGCACGCCTCGCGGCGCTGGCTCCTCATCGCGTTGGGCGTCGTCCTCTTCGTCGTCCAGCTCGCCTTCGCCGGCTTGCTCGTCCTCCGGCAGCCGTCGCTGGGCGTCCTCGCCGCGCTGTCGGCGGTGCCGGCGCTCGCCATCGTCGGCTACCTGTGGTACGGCGACCCGACGATACGCGAGCCGGTCGAGACGATGGCCGTCGTGTTCGTGCTGGCCATCCTGTTTGCGAGCTTCGCCGCGGTGGTCAACACGGCCCTCCAGCCGCTGTTCCGGTTCGTTCCCGTCGTCGGGATGGCCGTCTTCTTCTTCGTCGTCGTCGGCCCGATAGAGGAGACGGTGAAGTGGCTCGGGGTCCGAATCGGCGCCTTCGAGTCGATCAACTCCGTCGTCGACGGGGTCGTCTACGGCGCCGTCGCCGGCCTCGGCTTCGCGACCATCGAGAACGCTATCTACATCGTCCAGGGCTACTCCCGGCAGATGGCACTCCAGAGCGGAACGCCCCTCGTCGCGGCCGTCCAGACAGCCACCAGCCGGGCGTTCGTCGGGCCGGGCCACGTACTCTACTCCTCGCTGGCCGGCTACTATCTGGGCCTGGCGAAGTTCAACCCCGAGAACAAGGGCCCCATCGTGGTGAAGGGGCTGCTCCTCGCCGCGCTGGTCCACGCGCTCTACAACACGTCGGTCACGTACCTGCCGGAACTGATTCCGTGGAACTTCGCCACCCTCATCGGGTTCGTCGTCGTCTTCGACGCCGTCGTCGGGTACTTCCTCTACCGGAAACTCGCCCGGTACAAGCGCCTCTACCACCGGACGGCGGCCAGCGGTCACCAGAGCGAGACCGACGGGTCGAGCGCCGACCCGTCCGACGCGTAA
- a CDS encoding MFS transporter, translating to MVLGTDNRILTLALARMADALGNSFLIIVLPLYIASGQISLAGIVGTSVFGLVLQTETLIGLVLSLFGLLNSFGQPFTGRASDRTGRRRIFVLVGLVLFAVGSAAYPFLTSYWTVLGARALQGVGAAFTIPATVALVNDYATSDAERGGNFGVFNTFRLIGFGFGPIIAGVVITGGLASRNVVTYTLFGSTFSGFTAAFAVAVLGAVVSFALVFLLITDPPEAANAASKNLSIAIRNPNGRGLDSVFVLGIGTFLMATTIALFATLEGPIRMRLDESTFMFSVQFAAVVIANVAFQVPIGRASDRFGRRPFVVAGFVVLIPSVFAQGVVTDPWLMLLARFVQGIGVALVFAPSLALAGDLAGERGSGTTLSVLTMAFGLGVAAGPLASGLLFNFGGFSTPFTVGAGLAVVALVLTYTQVEETLDA from the coding sequence ATGGTCCTGGGCACCGACAACCGCATTCTGACGCTGGCGCTGGCCCGCATGGCCGACGCGCTGGGCAACTCCTTTCTCATCATCGTCCTCCCACTGTACATCGCCAGCGGCCAGATATCGCTCGCCGGCATCGTCGGCACCAGTGTCTTCGGTCTCGTCCTCCAGACGGAGACGCTCATCGGGCTCGTGCTCTCGCTGTTCGGTCTCCTGAACAGCTTCGGGCAGCCCTTCACCGGACGGGCCTCAGACCGGACCGGTCGGCGACGAATCTTCGTCCTCGTCGGACTGGTGCTCTTTGCGGTCGGGAGTGCGGCCTACCCCTTCCTGACGAGTTACTGGACCGTCCTCGGCGCCCGGGCGCTCCAGGGCGTCGGCGCCGCCTTCACCATCCCGGCGACGGTGGCGCTGGTCAACGACTACGCGACCAGCGACGCCGAGCGGGGTGGCAACTTCGGCGTGTTCAACACGTTCCGACTCATCGGCTTCGGCTTCGGGCCCATCATCGCCGGCGTGGTCATCACGGGCGGGCTCGCCAGCCGGAACGTGGTCACGTACACCCTGTTCGGGTCGACGTTCTCCGGGTTCACCGCGGCGTTCGCCGTCGCAGTCCTCGGTGCGGTCGTGAGTTTCGCCCTGGTCTTCCTGCTCATCACGGACCCGCCGGAGGCGGCCAACGCGGCGAGCAAGAACCTCTCTATCGCCATTCGGAACCCGAACGGACGGGGACTCGACTCGGTGTTCGTCCTCGGCATCGGCACCTTCCTGATGGCGACGACCATCGCGCTCTTTGCCACGCTCGAAGGACCGATACGCATGCGGTTAGACGAGTCGACGTTCATGTTCAGCGTGCAGTTCGCCGCCGTCGTCATCGCGAACGTCGCCTTCCAGGTCCCAATCGGCCGGGCCAGCGACCGGTTCGGGCGGCGACCGTTCGTCGTCGCCGGGTTCGTCGTCCTGATTCCGTCGGTGTTCGCCCAGGGCGTCGTCACCGACCCGTGGCTGATGCTTCTGGCCCGGTTCGTCCAGGGCATCGGCGTCGCGCTCGTCTTCGCGCCGTCGCTGGCGCTGGCCGGCGACCTCGCCGGCGAGCGCGGGTCCGGTACCACGCTCTCTGTGCTGACGATGGCCTTCGGGCTGGGCGTCGCCGCCGGCCCGCTCGCGTCTGGACTCCTCTTCAACTTCGGCGGGTTCAGCACCCCGTTCACCGTCGGGGCGGGCCTCGCGGTTGTCGCACTCGTGTTGACCTATACGCAGGTCGAAGAGACGCTCGACGCCTGA
- the folP gene encoding dihydropteroate synthase gives MEFHEAANFLLELRRFPSGIGTDATRGLLSSLGDPHESLRCVQIAGSNGKGSTVRMAERTLREAGLDVGRYTSPHLEDVRERITVNGRKLSKAALVEFVAEVRPYLTEQGATNDSPTFFETMTALALWEFDRQDVDVAVLEVGIGGKHDATSVVDPVASAVTSVTLEHTDILGDTIEEIARDKAHVAPDGAPLVTGATGSALDAVRDVAGDVVTVGASDDADVSVTYGGRDGLEAAVTLDGPDWHVETHLPLLGEHQAQNAGVAAALCRQVADVATTDIERGLRNAHWPGRFEVMDESPLTVLDGAHNPGGVERVVETLAAFEYDDLHVVLGAMVDKDHSDIAAALGDADHVVACKPNVDRAESTSVVARAVEGATDATVETRSDVAGALDIALDAAGEDDAVLVTGSLYAVREARTRWARSMVPKRVDSIPEARETIAAADVTDAGAWRMRGKAVHRVLRTRVQPRQAQYLKEELLSLGGECAISGLNNQDEENVDVVLMATMAQFKRLTDKLEGQPYGLATFSDELREALDIQQPATDREFPWDDGTAVMGILNVTPDSFHDGGEYDAAEDAVARAEAMVEAGVDILDIGGESTRPGAEPVPAEEERERVLPVIEALADADVAISVDTRKASVARAALDAGADILNDVSGLEDPEMRLVAAEYDVPVVVMHSIETPVDPETDVDYDDVVEDCIDQLTERVLLAEKAGLDREQIIVDPGVGFGKTAAESFELLGRIDEFQALGCPVLVGHSHKSLFGLIGQDADERGSATVAATALAAERGADIVRVHDVPENVAAVDVVNAAADPSRFED, from the coding sequence ATGGAGTTCCACGAGGCCGCGAACTTCCTCCTCGAGTTGCGCCGGTTCCCGTCGGGAATCGGCACTGACGCCACGCGGGGCCTGCTCTCGTCGCTCGGAGACCCACACGAGAGCCTCCGGTGTGTCCAGATCGCCGGGTCCAACGGCAAGGGCTCGACCGTTCGGATGGCCGAGCGGACGCTCCGCGAGGCGGGCCTCGACGTCGGCCGCTACACCTCGCCGCATCTGGAGGACGTGCGGGAGCGGATCACGGTCAACGGCCGGAAACTGTCGAAGGCGGCCCTCGTCGAGTTCGTCGCCGAGGTGCGACCGTACCTCACCGAACAGGGGGCGACCAACGACTCGCCGACCTTCTTCGAGACGATGACCGCGCTCGCGCTCTGGGAGTTCGACCGACAGGACGTCGACGTGGCGGTCCTCGAGGTCGGTATCGGCGGGAAACACGACGCCACGAGCGTCGTCGACCCGGTCGCCAGCGCGGTCACGTCGGTCACGCTCGAACACACCGATATCCTCGGCGACACCATCGAGGAGATCGCCCGCGACAAGGCTCACGTCGCACCCGATGGTGCCCCGCTGGTCACCGGCGCCACGGGCTCGGCACTCGACGCGGTACGGGACGTCGCCGGTGACGTGGTGACCGTCGGCGCGTCGGACGACGCGGACGTGTCGGTCACCTACGGTGGCCGCGACGGACTGGAAGCCGCCGTGACGCTCGACGGCCCGGACTGGCACGTCGAGACCCACCTCCCGCTGCTTGGCGAACACCAGGCGCAGAACGCCGGTGTCGCCGCGGCGCTGTGCCGGCAGGTGGCCGACGTCGCGACGACCGATATCGAACGCGGCCTGCGCAACGCTCACTGGCCAGGCCGCTTCGAGGTGATGGACGAGTCGCCCCTGACGGTGCTCGACGGGGCGCACAACCCCGGCGGCGTCGAGCGGGTCGTCGAGACGCTCGCGGCCTTCGAGTACGACGACCTGCACGTGGTGCTGGGGGCGATGGTCGACAAGGACCACAGCGACATCGCGGCGGCGCTCGGGGACGCGGACCACGTCGTCGCCTGCAAACCCAACGTCGACCGGGCGGAGTCGACGTCCGTCGTCGCCCGGGCCGTCGAGGGGGCGACCGACGCCACCGTCGAGACGCGCTCTGACGTCGCAGGCGCACTCGACATCGCACTCGACGCCGCAGGCGAGGACGACGCCGTCCTCGTCACCGGGTCGCTCTACGCCGTCCGGGAGGCCCGCACGCGATGGGCCCGCTCGATGGTCCCCAAACGCGTCGACTCCATCCCGGAGGCTCGCGAGACCATCGCAGCGGCCGACGTCACCGACGCCGGCGCCTGGCGGATGCGCGGGAAGGCCGTCCACCGGGTCCTCAGAACGCGCGTCCAGCCGCGACAGGCCCAGTATCTCAAGGAGGAACTGCTCTCACTGGGTGGGGAGTGTGCCATCTCCGGCCTGAACAACCAGGACGAGGAGAACGTCGACGTCGTGCTGATGGCGACGATGGCCCAGTTCAAGCGCCTGACCGACAAGCTCGAGGGACAACCGTACGGCCTGGCGACGTTCAGCGACGAACTGCGCGAGGCGCTCGACATCCAGCAGCCCGCCACCGACCGCGAGTTCCCCTGGGACGACGGCACCGCGGTGATGGGTATCCTGAACGTCACGCCGGACTCGTTCCACGACGGCGGCGAGTACGACGCCGCCGAGGACGCCGTCGCCCGCGCCGAGGCGATGGTGGAAGCGGGCGTCGACATCCTCGACATCGGGGGCGAGTCCACTCGTCCGGGCGCCGAACCGGTGCCCGCCGAGGAAGAGCGCGAGCGCGTCCTCCCCGTCATCGAGGCGCTGGCCGACGCCGACGTGGCGATCTCCGTCGACACCCGGAAGGCCAGCGTCGCTCGCGCGGCACTCGACGCCGGCGCGGACATCCTCAACGACGTGTCGGGCCTCGAGGACCCCGAGATGCGGCTGGTCGCTGCCGAGTACGACGTCCCCGTGGTCGTGATGCACTCCATCGAGACGCCGGTCGACCCGGAGACGGACGTCGACTACGACGACGTCGTCGAGGACTGCATCGACCAGCTGACCGAGCGGGTCCTGCTGGCCGAGAAAGCGGGGTTGGACCGCGAGCAGATAATCGTCGACCCGGGCGTGGGCTTCGGGAAGACCGCGGCGGAGAGCTTCGAACTGCTGGGCCGCATCGACGAGTTCCAGGCGCTGGGCTGTCCGGTCCTGGTCGGCCACTCCCACAAGTCGCTGTTCGGCCTCATCGGGCAGGACGCCGACGAACGCGGGTCGGCGACGGTTGCCGCGACGGCGCTCGCCGCCGAACGGGGCGCGGACATCGTCCGCGTCCACGACGTCCCCGAGAACGTCGCCGCGGTCGACGTGGTGAACGCAGCCGCCGACCCAAGCCGGTTCGAGGACTGA
- the purH gene encoding bifunctional phosphoribosylaminoimidazolecarboxamide formyltransferase/IMP cyclohydrolase — protein MKLAGMASNRGRNLMNIADRAPGGAEFAVVLTNDADAPVLDAAAERGIPTEVVERDEDKAREAHEERVLDALAAYDFDLVTLDGYMRVLSETFLDGAPTTLNVHPSLLPNFPGMDAHEQVLDAGVKVTGCTVHVVGETVDGGPIVTQEPIPVVEGDDVADLKERVLYQGEFTAYPRVVKWFAEDRVEVDSENNSVSVDGDVGGAFPARRLVSDDRAADLRYGENPHQDAALYADTTVSEASVVHADQLNEGAKALSYNNYNDADGALNLIKEFDEPAAAVIKHTNPAGCATADSLSDAYAKALSTDPMSAFGGIVALNRTCDADTAEQIIDSFKEVVVAPGYTDAALDVLFEKENLRVLDVSRGDGRTDESGRSDNFEVTDTITEKPLVGGRLVQERDTQHLTADDLEVVTEREPTDEQLESMLFAWHTLKHVKSNGILFAKGTETVGIGMGQVSRVDAVRLAAMKADEHAEGKDAAGAVMASDAFFPFPDGIEEAAKAGIEAVIQPGGSKNDESVVEAANEHDMAMVMTGQRSFRHD, from the coding sequence ATGAAACTCGCCGGTATGGCCAGCAACCGCGGCCGGAACCTCATGAACATCGCGGACCGCGCCCCGGGCGGGGCCGAGTTCGCAGTCGTCCTGACGAACGACGCCGACGCGCCCGTCCTCGACGCGGCGGCCGAGCGGGGCATCCCCACCGAGGTCGTCGAGCGTGACGAGGATAAGGCGCGCGAGGCCCACGAGGAGCGCGTACTCGACGCGCTCGCGGCGTACGACTTCGACCTCGTGACCCTGGACGGGTACATGCGCGTGCTCAGCGAGACGTTCCTCGACGGTGCGCCGACGACGCTCAACGTCCACCCCTCGCTGCTCCCGAACTTCCCGGGCATGGACGCCCACGAGCAGGTGCTCGACGCCGGCGTGAAGGTCACCGGCTGTACGGTCCACGTCGTCGGCGAGACGGTCGACGGCGGCCCCATCGTCACGCAGGAGCCGATTCCGGTCGTGGAGGGCGACGACGTCGCCGACCTGAAAGAACGGGTCCTCTACCAGGGCGAGTTCACCGCCTATCCACGGGTCGTCAAGTGGTTCGCCGAGGACCGCGTGGAGGTCGACTCCGAGAACAACTCCGTCTCGGTCGACGGCGACGTCGGCGGGGCCTTCCCCGCGCGACGGCTCGTCTCTGACGACCGCGCCGCCGACCTGCGGTACGGGGAGAACCCCCACCAGGACGCCGCGCTGTACGCCGACACCACCGTCTCGGAGGCCAGCGTCGTCCACGCCGACCAGCTCAACGAGGGCGCGAAGGCGCTGTCGTACAACAACTACAACGACGCCGACGGCGCCCTGAACCTCATCAAGGAGTTCGACGAGCCCGCGGCGGCGGTCATCAAGCACACCAACCCCGCAGGTTGTGCGACCGCCGACTCGCTTTCCGACGCCTACGCGAAGGCGCTGTCGACGGACCCGATGAGCGCCTTCGGCGGCATCGTCGCGCTCAACCGGACCTGCGACGCCGACACCGCCGAGCAGATCATCGACTCGTTCAAAGAGGTCGTCGTCGCGCCGGGGTACACCGACGCCGCGCTGGACGTCCTCTTCGAGAAGGAGAACCTGCGCGTCCTCGACGTGAGCCGCGGGGACGGCCGAACGGACGAGTCCGGCCGGTCCGACAACTTCGAGGTCACCGACACCATCACCGAGAAGCCGCTCGTCGGCGGCCGACTGGTCCAGGAACGCGACACCCAGCACCTCACCGCCGACGACCTGGAGGTCGTCACCGAGCGCGAGCCGACCGACGAACAGCTCGAGTCGATGCTGTTCGCCTGGCACACCCTGAAGCACGTCAAGTCCAACGGCATCCTCTTCGCGAAAGGCACCGAGACGGTCGGCATCGGCATGGGGCAGGTCTCCCGCGTCGACGCCGTCCGACTGGCCGCGATGAAGGCCGACGAGCACGCCGAGGGCAAGGACGCCGCGGGCGCCGTGATGGCCTCCGACGCGTTCTTCCCGTTCCCGGACGGCATCGAGGAGGCCGCCAAGGCCGGTATCGAGGCCGTCATCCAGCCCGGCGGGTCGAAGAACGACGAGAGCGTCGTCGAGGCGGCGAACGAACACGACATGGCGATGGTCATGACCGGTCAGCGGTCGTTCCGGCACGACTAG
- the purB gene encoding adenylosuccinate lyase, which produces MTERGPLAAVSPLDGRYARYTEPLVPYASERALMRARVEVEVEYLVALADLDATPLTIDDDQRATLRALYEEFDDDDASVVKQLETEGYGEYSATNHDVKAIEYFVRLGMPEGLDADHWIHFGLTSEDVNNLAHRLLVKPAAEDVLVPELREIRDSLVEMAQTYADVPMLARTHGQPATPTTFGKEMAVYASRLGRAIGRIERAAGDLSGKLAGASGTYAAHHAAYPDVDWPAFSKAFVADLDLEHEPLTTQVNPCDDLAVLFDALRGANNVLLDMDLDMWLYVSDRYLGQETVAGETGSSTMPHKVNPIDFENSEGNLSKANSDLTFLGDYVTSSRLQRDLSDSTVKRNIGAAFAHCLIGYGKCQNGLAKVVPNEQVMLDDLNDTPEIIGEAVQTILRREGHDDAYEQVKKATRGREVTMADFEAMIADLDVAEDVRAELEALTPPGYTGIADQLAEDV; this is translated from the coding sequence ATGACCGAGAGAGGGCCACTCGCCGCCGTGTCGCCACTCGACGGGCGGTACGCCCGCTACACCGAACCGCTCGTCCCGTACGCCAGCGAGCGGGCGCTCATGCGCGCCCGCGTGGAGGTCGAAGTCGAGTACCTCGTCGCGCTCGCCGACCTCGACGCCACGCCACTGACTATCGACGACGACCAGCGCGCCACCCTTCGAGCGCTCTACGAGGAGTTCGACGACGACGATGCGAGCGTCGTCAAGCAACTCGAGACCGAGGGCTACGGCGAGTACAGCGCCACCAACCACGACGTGAAGGCCATCGAGTACTTCGTCCGCCTGGGCATGCCCGAGGGACTGGACGCCGATCACTGGATTCACTTCGGCCTCACCAGCGAGGACGTGAACAACCTCGCCCACCGCCTGCTCGTGAAACCCGCAGCCGAGGACGTCCTGGTCCCGGAACTGCGCGAGATTCGCGACTCACTGGTGGAGATGGCACAGACCTACGCCGACGTGCCGATGCTCGCGCGCACCCACGGCCAGCCCGCCACGCCGACGACGTTCGGCAAGGAGATGGCCGTCTACGCCTCCCGACTCGGGCGGGCCATCGGCCGCATCGAGCGCGCTGCGGGCGACCTCTCGGGAAAACTCGCCGGTGCGTCGGGGACCTACGCGGCCCACCACGCGGCCTACCCCGACGTGGACTGGCCGGCCTTCTCGAAGGCGTTCGTCGCCGACCTCGACCTCGAACATGAGCCCCTGACGACGCAGGTCAACCCCTGTGACGACCTCGCGGTGCTGTTCGACGCCCTGCGTGGCGCGAACAACGTCCTGCTGGACATGGACCTCGACATGTGGCTGTACGTCTCCGACCGCTACCTGGGCCAGGAGACCGTCGCAGGCGAGACGGGCTCCTCGACGATGCCCCACAAGGTCAACCCGATAGACTTCGAGAACAGCGAGGGGAACCTCTCGAAGGCCAACTCCGATTTGACCTTCCTCGGGGACTACGTCACGAGCTCCCGACTCCAGCGTGACCTCTCGGACTCGACGGTCAAGCGGAACATCGGCGCGGCCTTCGCGCACTGTCTCATCGGCTACGGGAAGTGCCAGAACGGCCTCGCGAAGGTCGTCCCCAACGAGCAGGTGATGCTGGACGACCTGAACGACACGCCCGAGATAATCGGCGAGGCCGTCCAGACCATCCTCCGACGCGAGGGCCACGACGACGCCTACGAGCAGGTCAAGAAGGCCACCCGCGGCCGCGAGGTGACGATGGCCGACTTCGAGGCGATGATCGCCGACCTCGACGTCGCCGAAGACGTCCGCGCCGAACTCGAGGCGCTGACCCCCCCGGGCTACACCGGCATCGCCGACCAGCTGGCCGAGGACGTGTAA
- a CDS encoding zinc-dependent alcohol dehydrogenase family protein: MRAVVFTGHGEPLEVSTVDPPTPDPTGVVVELEACGICRSDWHAWQGDPVWAERGLAAGHVLGHEPAGTVRAVGDEVETVNEGDHVTVPFNLADGTCHQCRTGHANLCENRRSLGLEPAVPGAFAEQLHVPDADVNVVQLPDSVSSVDMAGLGCRFMTAFHGLVHQADVDAGDWVAVHGCGGVGLSAVHIAAALGANVIAVDLFAEKLDFAERLGAAATVDADAIEDVPSEIHDITDGGAHVSVDALGIATTCQNSVNCLRTRGQHVQIGLTTRTEGGQVALPTDRIVGKELSVVGAIGMAPARYDELFRFLENDRIDPAKIVAERVALEETPETLAAMTDYDTMGIPVIDDF; encoded by the coding sequence ATGCGCGCAGTTGTCTTCACCGGCCACGGTGAGCCACTGGAGGTCAGCACCGTCGACCCGCCGACACCGGACCCGACGGGCGTCGTCGTCGAACTGGAGGCGTGTGGTATCTGCCGGAGCGACTGGCACGCCTGGCAGGGCGACCCGGTCTGGGCGGAGCGGGGCCTGGCCGCCGGCCACGTCCTCGGTCACGAGCCCGCCGGCACCGTCCGCGCCGTCGGCGACGAGGTCGAGACCGTCAACGAGGGCGACCACGTCACGGTGCCGTTCAACCTCGCCGACGGCACCTGCCACCAGTGTCGAACCGGCCACGCCAACCTCTGTGAGAACCGGCGCTCGCTGGGCCTGGAACCGGCGGTCCCGGGCGCGTTCGCCGAACAGCTCCACGTCCCGGACGCCGACGTCAACGTCGTCCAGTTGCCCGACAGCGTCTCCTCCGTCGACATGGCTGGCCTGGGTTGTCGGTTCATGACGGCCTTCCACGGGCTCGTCCACCAGGCCGACGTCGACGCCGGCGACTGGGTGGCCGTCCACGGCTGTGGCGGCGTCGGCCTGTCGGCTGTCCACATCGCAGCGGCGCTCGGCGCGAACGTGATCGCGGTGGACCTCTTCGCGGAGAAGCTCGACTTCGCCGAGCGACTCGGCGCAGCGGCGACGGTCGACGCCGACGCTATCGAGGACGTGCCGAGCGAGATACACGACATCACGGACGGCGGGGCCCACGTCTCGGTGGACGCGCTGGGCATCGCGACGACCTGCCAGAACTCCGTGAACTGCCTTCGGACGCGGGGCCAGCACGTCCAGATCGGCCTGACGACACGGACCGAAGGGGGACAGGTCGCGCTCCCGACCGACCGCATCGTCGGCAAGGAGCTGTCGGTGGTCGGCGCCATCGGGATGGCCCCGGCGCGCTACGACGAGCTGTTCCGGTTCCTCGAGAACGACCGTATCGACCCAGCGAAGATCGTCGCAGAGCGGGTCGCTCTCGAGGAGACGCCCGAGACACTCGCGGCGATGACCGACTACGACACGATGGGGATTCCCGTCATCGACGACTTCTGA